A stretch of Methanosphaerula palustris E1-9c DNA encodes these proteins:
- a CDS encoding flavodoxin family protein has protein sequence MDTWNTDQTHQPSSSKPGERTKVIAINSSPRKERGNTALILNPLLTGMKEAGADVDLYYTEDLSVLPCRGDLTCFCRPSGRCIQSDDMEWLMPEIREADILVFASPLYVDGVNGPMKTLIDRLVPLLHMSIETRDGHSRHTPKDTKVRRIMLVSNCGFWERDNFDPLIMHMQALSKNMNAEFAGALIRPHGTFMRSAAALGLPFEDILEAAGKAGHQIVEDGIIAEETLATVSREMLSYEQFIQISTPMIESLTAKLGREDRS, from the coding sequence ATGGATACCTGGAACACCGATCAAACCCATCAGCCGTCTTCATCGAAACCAGGTGAACGGACCAAGGTTATTGCCATCAACTCAAGCCCTCGCAAGGAGAGGGGAAACACCGCCCTGATCCTCAACCCACTCCTCACAGGGATGAAGGAAGCAGGTGCAGACGTCGACCTCTATTACACGGAAGACCTCTCGGTCCTTCCCTGCCGGGGTGACTTAACCTGCTTCTGCCGTCCATCAGGACGATGCATTCAATCCGACGATATGGAATGGCTGATGCCGGAGATCCGGGAGGCCGATATCCTGGTCTTTGCATCACCTCTCTACGTCGACGGGGTCAACGGGCCGATGAAGACCCTCATCGACCGGCTGGTCCCCCTCCTGCATATGTCTATTGAAACCCGGGACGGCCACAGCCGGCATACCCCGAAGGACACGAAGGTGCGCCGGATCATGCTGGTCTCCAACTGTGGTTTCTGGGAGAGGGACAACTTCGATCCCCTCATCATGCATATGCAGGCCCTCTCAAAGAACATGAACGCGGAATTTGCCGGGGCGCTCATCCGTCCCCATGGAACGTTCATGAGAAGTGCGGCAGCGCTCGGACTTCCCTTTGAAGATATCCTGGAGGCCGCCGGAAAGGCAGGTCATCAGATTGTGGAGGATGGGATCATCGCAGAGGAGACCCTGGCCACCGTCAGCCGGGAGATGCTCTCCTACGAGCAGTTTATCCAGATCTCCACCCCGATGATTGAAAGCCTGACAGCAAAACTCGGCAGAGAGGACCGGTCATGA
- a CDS encoding flavodoxin family protein produces MKVLAINASPNRDKGNTALILTPFLEGMKEAGAEVDIVYPRDLTIQPCTGCYTCWLKTPGRCIHDDDMTWLIPKMRDADIQVLASPIYVWGVTGPMKIMMDRMVSLVQPFIEESDGKMRHLQREETKSHQTVLVSNCGFWEMDNFDPLLAQFKARSTHGNVQFAGALLRPHGPVLREMIEQGAPVQDVLDAAREAGRQLVQEGSINPSLLKTISRPLIPKDEYQKISNQNFSEILKKNL; encoded by the coding sequence ATGAAAGTACTCGCCATCAATGCAAGTCCCAACCGAGACAAAGGAAACACCGCTTTAATTCTCACCCCGTTCCTTGAAGGAATGAAAGAGGCAGGGGCTGAGGTCGACATCGTATATCCCAGAGATCTCACGATTCAGCCCTGCACCGGCTGTTACACCTGCTGGTTGAAAACCCCTGGCCGGTGCATCCATGACGACGACATGACCTGGCTCATTCCAAAGATGAGGGATGCGGACATCCAGGTCCTGGCCTCACCGATCTATGTCTGGGGCGTCACCGGACCGATGAAGATCATGATGGACCGAATGGTCTCACTGGTCCAGCCGTTCATCGAAGAGAGTGACGGCAAGATGCGCCACCTCCAAAGGGAGGAGACAAAATCCCATCAGACGGTGCTCGTCTCGAACTGCGGCTTCTGGGAGATGGACAACTTCGATCCGCTCCTCGCCCAGTTCAAGGCCAGGAGCACGCACGGAAACGTGCAGTTTGCCGGGGCGCTCCTCCGTCCCCACGGGCCGGTCCTCAGGGAAATGATCGAACAGGGCGCACCGGTCCAGGACGTCCTCGATGCAGCCCGGGAAGCCGGCCGCCAGCTCGTTCAGGAGGGAAGCATCAATCCCTCACTGCTTAAAACGATCAGCCGCCCGCTCATCCCTAAGGATGAATACCAGAAGATCTCCAACCAGAACTTCTCAGAAATACTCAAAAAAAACCTGTGA